One segment of Alphaproteobacteria bacterium DNA contains the following:
- the ubiE gene encoding bifunctional demethylmenaquinone methyltransferase/2-methoxy-6-polyprenyl-1,4-benzoquinol methylase UbiE, whose translation MNDETHFGFKKVSENQKTGLVKDVFRRVAQKYDLMNDLMSLGIHRLWKDHLVMGLNLPQNPFILDVAGGTGDIAFRMAKAYPHRNPTIMVCDLTPEMIEIGRDRAINQGIVKEIEWICGNAENLPLPDSSVDLYTIAYGLRNVTRIDEALKDAFRVLKPGGKFVCLEFSRVKGFALEKAYDFYSFHLLPVLGEWVSNDRKAYEYLVESIRQFPEQETLGEMMKSAGFTKLNWQNLCGGISCIHTAIKE comes from the coding sequence ATGAATGATGAAACACATTTTGGGTTTAAAAAAGTTTCTGAAAATCAGAAAACGGGACTTGTAAAAGATGTTTTTCGCCGGGTAGCTCAAAAGTACGATCTCATGAATGATTTAATGAGTTTGGGTATTCATAGATTATGGAAGGATCATCTCGTTATGGGGCTTAATTTACCCCAAAATCCTTTTATACTGGATGTAGCCGGAGGAACAGGGGATATTGCCTTTCGGATGGCAAAAGCCTATCCCCACCGAAATCCAACCATCATGGTATGTGATCTCACCCCAGAGATGATAGAAATTGGCCGAGATCGGGCGATTAATCAAGGAATTGTAAAAGAGATTGAGTGGATTTGTGGCAACGCGGAAAATCTACCCTTGCCCGATAGCTCCGTGGATTTGTATACAATTGCTTATGGTTTACGAAATGTGACGCGCATCGATGAGGCTTTAAAAGATGCTTTTCGTGTTTTGAAGCCGGGTGGAAAATTTGTGTGCTTAGAATTCAGTCGAGTTAAGGGTTTTGCCTTGGAGAAGGCGTATGATTTTTACTCATTTCATCTTCTGCCAGTTTTGGGAGAATGGGTTTCTAATGACCGCAAGGCTTACGAGTATTTAGTCGAGAGTATTCGCCAATTTCCCGAACAAGAAACGTTGGGAGAAATGATGAAATCGGCAGGATTCACAAAACTGAATTGGCAGAATTTGTGCGGT